The genomic segment TTTACCACGACACCTGGTCAGCGGTCGCGTGCCTCGTATACATGTTGGTCGGGCGTGTGAACAGGACTTCGATGCTCGGCCGATGGATTGATCTGTCTCTATGGCCCAGATGATAGTATACGTTCACTGGCAGACGAGGCTCCTTCATTCAACCAGATCATGCTTGGCATTGACAACCAGCGACCGTTGATTGCCGAGCATGGTGTAAGCTGCGAGAACCCGGCGCATCCGGTCTCTCAAGAAAAGATTAGTGAGACGGCAAACAAGCAGGCTGGCAGGCTTGGTCGACGAAGCACGGGAAGTGGAGGTCCGGGCCTGCAGACTTTGGTAAGGTGCTGTGCACGATCATCACAAGAACGGCAGTCGGCCACCTCTGAAAGAGTCCGTAGACATTGGAGCTCTCCGGAATCAACGCAGTAGAGACTGTTATCAGAGCGGCTCATCGCGCTACCAGAAGCCAACAAAACGGCCGGATTCGAGCTCCCAGTGCGCGTTCCGTCGCAACGAGTGCTCGTCGGATCAGCCGATATCAGATGTCCTGAGCTGCAATCAGTCTGCCAAACCAAGCGAATAGCTATGAACGACCTATACTCCCCTGTGGAAGCAGCTCTGCAGCACGACCGTAGAGCAGACGTTGACCAGTTTGCCGCTGTAACGAAGGGGGAAAAGTTGACAGAGCTGACACTATATGCATTTAGCCATGTTTGTTcgcagagctcgagaagcctgACGAGGGGAAGCGGAGTTATGGTCTTCCTCCCATTACCAAGACCCCGAGCGAGAAGACGTAGTTCCAGAACTCAAAGTTCGCGGGAATGCCAGCACCCAGGACACGACAGGGATTCGCATGCACGAAAGCAGTGGTGACGGAATGAGGCCGCGATTTCTTGTTGAAAGCGTTCAATTGATAGCCTAGCTGAGCATTGCGTTGACCGGAATGTGCAAGATCAACGCAGACAAATGCCAGGATTGGCGACTGCCATGGCAGCAACGATAGTCCAGACCATGTCGCCTATTGTCGTGAGGCACTGAGCGTTCTCCACGGCTCCGTGAGAACGACTGAACAACAGGAGCGCTTAAGTCCGTCGATCCGAGTTTACTAAGCAGGGTGTGGGTGGAGCAGTACTGCTCGCATGGTATTCCCATCAAATCCATCCGTAGATCGAATATAGAACGCCGCAGAATCACGGCCACTGGGCAGGACCCAAAGGACCTCCGCCACGTCAACATCGATCACTCCCAGTAAACAGCAAACATGAGTACGACAGCAGAATTCCACGTAGCCATCGTCGGAGGCGGGCTAGGCGGTATCTGTCTCGGTCTCGCCTTACAGCATCGCAATATCCCCTTCACGATCTATGAATCTCGTGCTGAATTCAGTGAGATTGGAGCCGGAATAGTCATGGCCGCTCACGCCGTCCGGGCTCTCCAGCTCTGCGAACCGTCGTTGGCTGAGAAGTTTCATGCCTTGGTTGGAAACAACGATGCAGCTCCAGCAAGCCTATCAGTCCGGAACGAGCTGCGTTATGGAGTCTCGCGGCATCGACACGAGGACAGCGAGGTGATTCACCAAGTTGTAAGGTCTCGCACAGGGGCCAGAACCGTGCATAGGAATGAGTTGATGACCATGCTGGCGAAAGATTCGGAAGCAGGATGTGCGCAATTCAACAAACGACTGACAAGTTACGAGCACAAAGATGGTCGTGTGGAGCTGAAATTTGCCGATGGCACAGCAGCGTCGGCCAACCTGCTGGTGGCGATGGACGGGATCCACTCGAGCGTGCGAACTTGCATGTTTGGCGCGCAGAGTCCTCTGAGCAAACCCATTTACAGCGAGTGCCTCGCCTATCGAGCCGTAATTTCCATGGACAGATACATCGAGGCTTTTGGCGTGCCAGTCACACACTCCACGATCCGTCTCGGGCCAAAGAAATTCCTAATCAATTACCCAGTGTCCGGGGGAACACAAGTCAACTGTGTTGCTTTCATGGACAAGTGCGGCTCAGGCGAAGAATGGCCTCATACCGAGTGGATAATTCCGAGCCAGAGAGAACAATTAAGGCGAGACTTTCAAGGTTTCGGCCCAGGCGTGCAGAAGATCTTAGATGCGATGGAACTCACCGATCCCTCAGTCTGGGCTTTACACCAGCACTCCGCTCAGCCCGATAGTTTTGTGGACAATCTGGTGATCCTCATGGGCGACGCAGCGCACAGCATGCTTCCACATCTCGGGGCTGGAGCCAGCCAAGCAATCGAGGATGCATATGTCTTGGCGGAGACGCTTGCAAGCCCTACTTTACGATGGGGTCCAGTGTCCGCAGAACCACTGCACGAAGCACTTACTGCGACGGAACAAGCTCGTAAACCTCGTTTCTCAGAGGTCCAGAGACTCTCGAAAGACAATGGACGCAGATTTCTCGATTTTGTGGACGAAAAGCTAGAGCGACAAGCGTTGCAGGAGTGGCTTGACGAGTACGAGAGGCGTTTCGACTGGCTCTGGGATTATGATGTGGCTGTCGATGCTGTCAAAGCCAgggagctgctggagcaatCGCTGCAGAAGACTGAGGACGTGAACAAGAGTTGATCGTACCATAGTGTTGCCGATGGACGAGTTTACCGCAATTTTTGAGATTCGATGAGATGCGTGGAATGGGCTTTGAAGTCGAAGCTTGAGGCCAGAGTTTGAAGTAATAGTTCCGCATGCTGGTATAAATCGCGAGGCTGCTACGAGCAGGAAATCAAGCACGACGTATGCTGTACAATGGAGGTTGTGAAAGTACGTCGATTCTGAGCACGACGCAAATTCCTCGCTCCAGGCTAGCACATATTGCAATGCGGCTGGAGATCGCCTTGCTTGCTCTTCGCCGTAGCTCCAAGTTGCGGAGAGTGGGCCGGATTCTCGGATTCCGCCGGCCTTTTGTGAATACTGGTACAGAGCCGTCCAGCATTCAGCTGATCCATTCATTCGCTCATGCACATTCGGCCAATGCAAGTGGGTCCATTCACTACGTTGGTGCCTCTGCAGTATTTGAAAGGTCATTCCTCGCGACTGACAACCGCTGCAGCAAACACCGAGCTTCTTCGTGGCCAATTTCCGCAGTTTCGAATGAACATGGCGCAGACACAGAACGCAGACCTATTCTCCAGCATCGGCGAGCAATACGAAGCCGCCTTCGGCCACGACCAAGGTCTTCTGAAGTTCACACAAAAGGTCTTGGAGCACCTGAAACCCAACTCGCACATCCTTGATGTCGGATGCGGTACCGGAAAACCAGTGGCAACGAccgcagcagaagctggacacAAGATCACCGGAATCGACCTCTCGGAAGTCATGGTCGAGCTCGCCTCGAAAGCAGTTCCGACCGGTACCTTTGAAGTTGCCGATATGCTCACCTACCAGCCCAAGGACATCAAATTTGATGCTGTCTTCAACATGCTCTCGCTGTTCCTTCTCCGCAGACAGGATGTCGAGTTGATGGCAACCCGCTGGAACTGCTGGCTTCCACTAGGCGGAATTCTGGCAATCGGCACTGGCGCCGCAGAGGATGTCCACCCAGAGAAGCTCGAAGTTCAGTATGATGAGGATGGTGCTTGTGCTCGAAAGATGCCATTCGAGTTTATGGGAAAGCCCATCACGATCGACATGTTCACGAGAGCAGGATGGGAGAAGTTGCTTGTTGACGCAGGTTTCGAGGTCCTGTACACCACGACGGATGTCTTCGTTCCGCCTCCAGAGACGGGGTGCCAGACTGAGCCACACTACTTCatcatggcgaagaagatcagGGAGCGTGGCGATAGCGAGTGAAGGGCTTTCCAAAGAATGCCAGCAGATTCGTCAAAACAGAGCTGGGGAAATGATAGGAGCGAGAGCAACCGCGCCAATGATCCTGGCTGCCGGATTTTGCGAGCTATGCGGTGTAGACTCAGATTTGATGAATTCACGTCGTGGAATGCTGACTTCATGTTCTTTTCACTGATGCGTCGTTGAGAACCGCCCGCGGGCCGCTACAGCACCGTAGCATATTCATTAGCAGTTGTCAAGACGCGCTTGaatgcttgcttgctgtaTGTGATCGTGCCTTTTTTTCAGGACGTCAATGTAGCTTCATCTGCGCTCTGTTGCGTGCGTGTCTGAAGATCGGCTTCAACGGGAGGTCTCGCTGAGAGGCGGCTGTGGCCTGCACTGGGCAAGATCAGAGGACATCGTGTATTCCGGGAGTGAATACTTGGTAGAGAGCGGAGCGGAGTGGGAAGAGgacaggagcagcagagtCGGAGCTGGGAGCGGAGGTTGGAGCAAGCACGGAACGGCTCGCGCGGGCACGGCCCGTTCTCCGCCCGCTGCAGTCTGAGATCGAGacgaagatgcagatgcacaacttcatcgacatcaacCAGCGCTGACCACGCCCAGAAACTTCTTTACATTCCTGTCACAGCGAGCTCATATCGCAATTGGAGACCTTATAAGGATTCTGCGGGAGATGTTCCGGCACTGTGACCAGCCCCGCCTTGCGCTGAATATCCCGAGCCCTCGTATGCGCCGAACAACAGAGCGCCGCAGTCCCGGTAGACGCCGATGACATCCCTTGCACGACCGAATCGGTTCTTTTGAAGATGAACCTGAAGCGCAGACGGCCCTGCTCCAGTATCGTTGAATGAGGAAGTCCCCATTGTTGCGAGCACAGCACAACAGCTGCTCGGCTGGCGGCATACCGGACCGCTGCCACCGCTGCCTGCTCGGCGATTTGACGTCAAGGTTCTCCTGGTTCAGCCTTGAAATTCGTGCGTAGACTTTCGACGAGGGCTAGAATAGGGCGCTGTATATACGTCACGCGAGACCGATCTCATGAATGCATGCTATTGACAGGTCGGACTGGAGTAAGCTCACTCACCAGCTCTTGGCAGTTGTGATAGCCACCCTTAGCTCTAGGGCTATACGACTAGGCGCATTCGCCGAGATGCAGCAATGCAGCCTTTATCAAAGACCCTCGCGCATCCCCCACAATCCTGCAGATCTGGATTTGCAAGCTTTACTTTTCCCCGTCTGTTTTCATATTTCAATTCCATTCATCACGGGAGCAGGTCTCTCAAAATGCTTTACAATGTCGTCTTCACTGCAGCAGTGACCCTTCTGGGAACCACGGCTTCGGCCGCACCAATTGGAGCAAGTCTCCTGGACCTCAGCGCCCAGTCATTCTCCAAGTCTTTGAACTCGCGTGGAGAGAGCGATGGACCAGTGGTGAGCACAATTGATCACTCGCATTACTTTTCGATCTGCAAAGCTGACGTCTTCAAGGTGGTAGACGCTCTTGACCCGGAGGCCAAAGCGAACTATGAGTTCTTCAAATCCTATTTTGATTCGGTGGGTGACCGGCAAATTGATGCATTTGCTTGCTCGCCCGAAGACTAAAACCTCTGTAGGAAGTGAACAAGCGCGACGCTGATGCGGAAGCTTATGCCGATGCTCTGCGCCTTATCAACCTGGTAAGTGAGCATTGAAGCTACGCAGGCTCAGTATTGTGATCAAGAACTTACGCCCTAGCAGCCTGCCAGTCTAGGTGTCTCCACTGATGAGGATGGCAATCTGATCACCCGTGAGGCCGAGGCTGACCCTTTCTGGGACACAATCAAGAACCTCTTCAGCAACTGGGATGGCTCGCGAAGCGGAAAGCGTGACGCTGCGCCTGAACCTTTCTGGGATACGATTAAGAACTTTTTCAGCAACTGGGACGGATCTCGCAGCGGCAAGCGTGACGCCATGCCTGAGCCAGGATTCTGGGACTCATTTAAGAACTTGTTCAGCAACTGGGATGGATCTCAGAGCGGATAGGGTTACTCCCGAGAGCCTTGAGTAAACCGCGCCGCTTCGAGAATGGTCTGACGAAGATACGACATCTGTACGCATTTGGAGACTATCGGCTGGTACGATATCTTACGAAACTTTGAAATGAAGCATCTTTACGACACTAGTGAGCTCCCATTTTGCATGCAACAACATCACCCCATGAGTCGCTGCTTCTCGCTGTACTGATTTTGATAGATCGACCGCTTGATTGAACAACGAGCGACGGTAATTTGGACGTGTATTCGCCGACGGCGGATATTACGCGTCAGCCGAAGCCTTTCCGTGATAGGAAGCCACTGCTGACGAGTCGGACTTCACTAGCGTCGACGCCACCCTATTGTATAGCGCCAAGGTGATGAATACATACGCCACGACTTCTTCAGATCTCAATTACAATGCTTGTTTCCGGCTTCAAGGCTTTTCCACAATGCTTGACCACTGCGATCGTTGACATTGACTTCTTGACAGCACCGCATCGAGGTCGCACGTTCGGCTTGGTCCCAAGGTCACGACATCGACGGCGACAATTATCCCGATCCTTTCATCGACATGAGACTACTCTGCGGCGTCAGCGATGTTCAACGACACGCAGTCAACGGACTGGAGCAATGCTGTGCTGAGAGTGCCCAGTTGAAAGAAGCGAAAACTTCCATAGGCTGTTTTCATTACTGCCACACGCATCTGACCCAAGTTCAATTCAGCTCCTGCGTCCAAGAATTCCTGACCTTCGATGATGCTTTTGCTGTGCATTGCACTTCGGGAAGCGATCCCAAAGACTTCCTGTTGGTGCATCGATCTGGGACGGGACTGGGCTTCATGTATGCATTCGGACTCTTGCTGCTATTTATTATCATCTTCACGAGATGGCAAGGCAGCTTCTCCCGGGCAGAAGTGCGCGAAGGGGTGACTTACTTCAAGCAACGATTAAATCTCGGCGACAAAGAATCTCGTGCTGCACGCTGTTCAGGCAGGGGAGGATTGGCGTTTCAAAGTAGCGGGCAGGCGAGAATGGAGCAGGAGGATGTTTGACCGGGGCGAAGAATCGAACGGATGACGACTGCTACGCTTTTACGGAGAGTTACACAACTGCGTGCATGAAGACTTTACTCGCACGAAAGCAGATCGTCACCACTGGAGTGGGAGTCGCGCCCATGCGTGGGCTGACAACACAACCCAGCGGCGGAAGTGGACGAGTTGTCTCGAGGTCTGTACAGAGAGGGTTTTGAGGATACAAGCCTGGTCTGATAAACATCGGTCGTTATTGCTCGGCAGAGCGAGATCGAACGTTTAATTTTTGTCGCTGTCGGTCTCTGGATCCGGAACGGATGGAAAGTGTTGCGAACACCCCCATCCGATTGCCACGCGTCCTCCTGCTAAGTTCTATGCAGCCACATTCCCGTGGCCCAGGACTTTAATGATGCTCAGGGACTTGTACACTAATCTGGGAGTCACTGGTGATGGCAAACGGCGGCCAGCAACAATAGGTCCTCGGCATTATTGTTTTCTACTCAGGCTTCACACCAGTAAAGAAACCTGCCTTGTGCAGGTATTCAACGTTCGCCCGAACAGCCGCCTCGACATCCTTCGAATCGGACTCTGCACCAACGTCCTTGGCGCGGCATCGTCGCCTTGTGAGCAATCCGCGTCCAGACTCCAGGGAGTCTGCAAGCGGCCAAAGCAAGTGGTCGCTCGTATCCTCCATGTCGAACTTCACCTTTTGGAGCCACACATCTCCAGTCTCCTCCATGAGCGGGATTGCAAGCACTTCAGAGACAATACTCCAGAATTTACCGACGCTCAATCCATCCAGGACGTTCAAAGTCGTGCTTGAAGAAGAATTGAAGTCGAGTAAAGTCAAGACGACAATCcgctcagcaacagcatcagATTGCGCGACAAAAAGCCACTGGTCACGTTCGTCGGCGTTGAATGCACCGATTCGTGCAGTGGCCCACACAATCCGCCACAGGTAATCATCTTGATTCGCGAGACCATGCTGCCGGCCACCGATCAAGTATGCAGGACAGACGACGCTGATCGACTTGTCCGGAAGCGCGGATCGGACGTTGTGCACTAGTCGTTCTGCTACAAATTTTGTCTGGGCATAACCGTTGTCTTTGGCGGCGTCGGTATACAAGGCTTCGAGGTCTTTCTCGGCGTCTTGTGCAGGGTTGGGATATCGACCTCCCGATACAAACACAAATCGCTCCAAGTGGTGACACGTTCTGaccagcttcagcagctcCTCAGTGGAGTGCACGTTGGGTGCTTCGAGGTCGCTGTAGCTTTTCGTCCAGTTCACGACAGCACCACAATGGATGATTGTGTCAATGCGAGGGCCGCCAGCATCAATCTTGTCGCCTTCTCCAGATAGTCTCATCCAGTCGGCATCGGAAAGTCCCAGTCTAGGCTTTGATAAGTCTCCGGGCCAAGT from the Cercospora beticola chromosome 9, complete sequence genome contains:
- a CDS encoding uncharacterized protein (SMCOG1087:hypothetical protein~antiSMASH:Cluster_2), which gives rise to MSTTAEFHVAIVGGGLGGICLGLALQHRNIPFTIYESRAEFSEIGAGIVMAAHAVRALQLCEPSLAEKFHALVGNNDAAPASLSVRNELRYGVSRHRHEDSEVIHQVVRSRTGARTVHRNELMTMLAKDSEAGCAQFNKRLTSYEHKDGRVELKFADGTAASANLLVAMDGIHSSVRTCMFGAQSPLSKPIYSECLAYRAVISMDRYIEAFGVPVTHSTIRLGPKKFLINYPVSGGTQVNCVAFMDKCGSGEEWPHTEWIIPSQREQLRRDFQGFGPGVQKILDAMELTDPSVWALHQHSAQPDSFVDNLVILMGDAAHSMLPHLGAGASQAIEDAYVLAETLASPTLRWGPVSAEPLHEALTATEQARKPRFSEVQRLSKDNGRRFLDFVDEKLERQALQEWLDEYERRFDWLWDYDVAVDAVKARELLEQSLQKTEDVNKS
- a CDS encoding uncharacterized protein (antiSMASH:Cluster_2~SMCOG1248:methyltransferase), with translation MNMAQTQNADLFSSIGEQYEAAFGHDQGLLKFTQKVLEHLKPNSHILDVGCGTGKPVATTAAEAGHKITGIDLSEVMVELASKAVPTGTFEVADMLTYQPKDIKFDAVFNMLSLFLLRRQDVELMATRWNCWLPLGGILAIGTGAAEDVHPEKLEVQYDEDGACARKMPFEFMGKPITIDMFTRAGWEKLLVDAGFEVLYTTTDVFVPPPETGCQTEPHYFIMAKKIRERGDSE
- a CDS encoding uncharacterized protein (antiSMASH:Cluster_2) produces the protein MLYNVVFTAAVTLLGTTASAAPIGASLLDLSAQSFSKSLNSRGESDGPVVVDALDPEAKANYEFFKSYFDSEVNKRDADAEAYADALRLINLPASLGVSTDEDGNLITREAEADPFWDTIKNLFSNWDGSRSGKRDAAPEPFWDTIKNFFSNWDGSRSGKRDAMPEPGFWDSFKNLFSNWDGSQSG